A section of the Nodosilinea sp. FACHB-141 genome encodes:
- a CDS encoding PAS domain-containing protein: MTGQLANQILWVGENSAALGCDRPACQLGLVALDQVDAALAYLAAGHQVDGILLNLAGSATAGLAPLEALQAQAPDVPVIVLVNPNQAALGLEAVWAGAEDYLVWGQTAAEIGRALDCALARRRRPRSGSVAGAGGDLSEQMQLDAERRRAEALLTTRIRQQATLLTSAERIGNMGSWALDLNTNHLVWSVGTYRLFGLRPEDPIESFERFIEWVLPEDRPELLSNHAQVNRFSGTLEVTYRIRRPDGDVRWLSDRGNIEVDAEGQPSRQLGTVIDVTAQKTAEVTLRASEERFRLVSKATNDAIWDWDLLADITWRGEGYKMLFGYGDDDLGTSYDWWHSRLHPDDRQRLLASIQTALEGDATIWTNEYRFRCHDGRYAYVMDRGYVIRNEQGQALRMIGGMLNLTEQKNLEAQLLQSQKMEAIGQLTGGVAHDFNNLLTVILGNAELLVELLDTQPRLRSLADMISGAAQRGADLTQRLLVFARRQILDPKPVDVNQLIGRMDAMLRRTLGEQVEVRCSYDIQLGSALVDASQLENALLNLCLNARDAMNGVGRLTLTTAQTCIISPGDKFQGDFSPGDYVLVAVSDNGVGMGPELLSQVFEPFFTTKARGKGTGLGLSMVYGFVRQSNGYVTIDSEPGAGTTVRLYLPRCHHGSKPALESCHGPETSPAWSDAYSGGSELILLVEDNALVRAHAQQQLESLGYRVLAAENGPAALKLLHQWPEIDLLFTDVIMPGGMTGCDLAAAAHRLQPQLRVLYTSGYTENALIHQGAQEPGILLLAKPYQRAELARHVRQALAKG, from the coding sequence ATGACCGGGCAGCTGGCCAATCAGATTCTTTGGGTAGGAGAGAATTCAGCAGCATTGGGGTGCGATCGCCCTGCATGCCAACTGGGGCTAGTTGCCCTAGACCAGGTCGATGCCGCCTTGGCTTACCTCGCTGCTGGCCATCAAGTTGACGGCATTTTGCTGAATTTAGCTGGCTCAGCCACGGCGGGGCTGGCTCCGTTAGAGGCGCTTCAGGCACAAGCCCCCGACGTGCCGGTGATTGTGTTGGTCAACCCAAACCAGGCGGCCCTGGGGTTAGAGGCCGTCTGGGCTGGAGCCGAGGATTACCTAGTTTGGGGACAAACCGCCGCCGAAATTGGGCGGGCCCTGGACTGTGCCCTGGCACGCCGCCGCAGACCGCGATCGGGGTCGGTGGCAGGGGCGGGGGGCGACCTCAGCGAACAGATGCAGCTTGACGCTGAACGCCGCCGAGCCGAGGCGCTGTTGACCACCCGTATTCGTCAGCAGGCCACTTTGCTTACCAGCGCCGAACGCATTGGCAACATGGGCAGTTGGGCCCTCGACTTGAACACCAACCACCTAGTCTGGTCGGTGGGCACCTATCGCCTGTTTGGCCTGCGTCCCGAGGATCCTATTGAGAGCTTTGAACGGTTCATCGAGTGGGTGCTGCCCGAAGATCGGCCCGAACTGCTGAGCAACCATGCCCAAGTTAATCGGTTTAGCGGAACTTTGGAGGTCACCTACCGCATTCGTCGCCCCGATGGGGATGTGCGCTGGCTGTCGGATCGGGGCAACATCGAAGTGGACGCCGAGGGACAACCCTCCCGGCAGCTGGGTACGGTAATCGACGTGACCGCCCAGAAGACGGCTGAGGTCACTTTGCGGGCCAGTGAAGAACGGTTTCGACTGGTCTCGAAGGCCACCAACGACGCCATTTGGGATTGGGATTTGCTCGCCGATATCACCTGGCGAGGGGAGGGGTATAAAATGCTGTTTGGCTATGGCGATGATGACCTTGGGACCTCTTACGACTGGTGGCACAGCCGCCTGCACCCCGACGATCGCCAGCGGCTGCTGGCCTCAATACAGACAGCTCTAGAGGGAGACGCCACCATCTGGACGAACGAGTACCGATTTCGCTGCCACGATGGCCGCTATGCCTACGTCATGGATCGCGGCTATGTGATTCGCAACGAGCAGGGGCAGGCGCTTCGGATGATTGGCGGCATGCTCAATTTAACTGAGCAAAAGAACCTAGAGGCGCAGCTGCTGCAAAGCCAAAAAATGGAGGCCATTGGCCAGCTCACCGGCGGGGTTGCCCATGACTTTAACAACCTGCTGACGGTGATTTTGGGCAACGCCGAGCTGCTGGTCGAACTGCTCGACACCCAGCCCCGGCTGCGATCGCTAGCCGATATGATCAGCGGGGCGGCCCAGCGAGGAGCCGACCTCACCCAGCGCCTGCTGGTCTTTGCCCGTCGCCAAATCCTGGACCCCAAGCCCGTTGATGTCAACCAGCTGATTGGTCGTATGGATGCAATGCTGCGCCGCACCTTGGGAGAACAGGTCGAGGTGCGCTGTAGCTATGATATTCAGCTGGGGTCTGCTCTAGTCGATGCCAGTCAGCTAGAGAACGCCCTGCTCAACCTCTGCCTCAACGCCCGCGATGCCATGAACGGCGTGGGCCGCCTCACCCTCACGACCGCCCAGACCTGCATCATCTCACCCGGCGACAAGTTCCAGGGCGACTTCTCCCCAGGCGACTATGTTCTAGTTGCCGTGTCGGACAATGGAGTGGGCATGGGGCCAGAGCTGCTGAGCCAGGTTTTTGAGCCATTTTTTACCACTAAGGCCAGGGGCAAAGGCACCGGGCTAGGACTGAGCATGGTCTATGGCTTTGTCCGCCAGTCCAACGGCTACGTCACCATTGACTCTGAGCCAGGAGCAGGAACCACCGTGCGACTATACCTGCCCCGCTGCCATCATGGCTCTAAACCGGCTTTAGAGAGTTGTCATGGCCCAGAGACTTCCCCTGCATGGTCAGATGCCTATTCTGGTGGCTCAGAGCTAATTTTGCTTGTTGAAGACAACGCTCTGGTGCGCGCTCACGCCCAGCAGCAGCTCGAAAGTCTGGGGTACCGGGTGTTGGCGGCTGAAAATGGCCCAGCAGCCCTAAAGCTGCTGCATCAATGGCCTGAAATCGATCTGCTATTTACCGATGTGATCATGCCCGGCGGCATGACGGGCTGTGACCTAGCAGCTGCGGCTCACCGGCTGCAGCCGCAGCTGCGGGTCCTCTATACTTCTGGCTATACCGAAAATGCCCTGATTCACCAGGGGGCGCAAGAGCCTGGAATTCTACTGCTAGCCAAGCCCTACCAGCGGGCTGAGCTGGCCCGTCATGTTCGTCAAGCCCTTGCCAAAGGTTAA
- the wecB gene encoding non-hydrolyzing UDP-N-acetylglucosamine 2-epimerase: MVPPFKVCIVLGTRPEAIKLAPVIQCFRQCPDFDTQVLLTGQHREMVDQVMALFNLGADRDLAIMQPRQTLTDITCRSLQGLEALFQESRPDIVLVQGDTTTAFAAALAAFYQKIPVGHVEAGLRTDNIYNPFPEEANRRLVSQITQLHFAPTALSVQHLERSGVTGNLHQTGNTVIDALLSVADRRPDCEVPGLDWNRHRVILSTVHRRENWGAPLGAIADGFLKVLERFPDTALLLPLHRNPTVRDPLQAALGDHPRAFLTEPLDYTQLVGAIQRCYLVMTDSGGLQEEAPSLGKPVLVLRDNTERPEAVMAGTAKLIGTDADRMLAEAETLLLNSEAYQTMAEAINPFGDGQASQRILEITRAYLQQTTEATVRQPLAC, encoded by the coding sequence ATGGTTCCACCGTTTAAAGTCTGCATTGTGTTGGGCACTCGCCCTGAGGCGATTAAACTTGCGCCGGTGATTCAGTGTTTTCGTCAGTGCCCCGACTTTGACACCCAGGTGCTGCTCACCGGCCAGCATCGGGAGATGGTGGATCAAGTCATGGCGCTGTTTAACCTGGGTGCCGACCGCGATTTGGCGATTATGCAACCCCGCCAAACCCTGACCGACATCACCTGTCGCAGCCTCCAGGGACTAGAAGCCCTGTTTCAAGAGAGTCGCCCCGACATTGTGCTGGTGCAGGGCGATACGACGACGGCCTTTGCCGCGGCCCTAGCGGCCTTTTATCAGAAAATTCCGGTGGGCCATGTCGAGGCGGGTCTGCGCACCGACAACATCTATAACCCCTTCCCTGAGGAGGCCAACCGACGGCTGGTTTCCCAAATTACCCAGCTGCACTTTGCGCCCACGGCTCTGTCGGTGCAGCACCTAGAGCGATCGGGGGTAACCGGTAATCTGCACCAGACCGGCAACACCGTGATCGACGCCCTGCTGTCGGTGGCCGATCGCCGTCCCGACTGCGAGGTGCCGGGGCTAGACTGGAACCGTCACCGAGTAATTTTATCAACGGTGCATCGGCGCGAAAACTGGGGCGCACCTCTAGGGGCGATCGCCGATGGGTTTCTCAAAGTACTCGAACGGTTTCCCGACACCGCCCTGCTGCTGCCCTTGCACCGTAACCCCACGGTGCGAGACCCTCTCCAAGCCGCCCTCGGCGATCATCCCCGAGCTTTTTTGACTGAGCCTCTTGACTACACTCAGTTGGTGGGCGCGATTCAGCGGTGCTACCTGGTGATGACTGACTCGGGTGGCTTGCAGGAGGAAGCCCCCAGCCTGGGTAAACCGGTGCTGGTGCTGCGCGATAACACCGAACGCCCCGAAGCCGTGATGGCCGGCACCGCTAAGCTAATTGGCACCGACGCCGATCGCATGCTGGCGGAGGCCGAGACGCTGCTGCTGAATTCCGAGGCTTACCAGACCATGGCCGAGGCGATCAACCCCTTTGGCGACGGCCAGGCTTCCCAGCGGATTCTTGAGATTACGCGGGCCTATCTGCAACAGACCACAGAAGCCACGGTTCGGCAGCCCCTGGCGTGCTAG